A stretch of DNA from Tigriopus californicus strain San Diego chromosome 11, Tcal_SD_v2.1, whole genome shotgun sequence:
TGTTCAAAATCAccactgccatcctcaacaccatgattcatccaaagaagatgacgGACTTTTTTCACCCTTGTCTTACCtgcgtctcgtttttgattagataggaatggattgagtagggctctgtATCTCGAAGAGTACCAAAGTGAGATcagccaaggacactaaagactctatagagtccctggatCAGCGCACCATaacaattttattttcatttctttccaaaacaatgagtttacctgagccccagatccaaaccaaacgcatgCATTgacataatattctctgattcgacgtgtcatatacggctttagctaTCCTTTCGacaccctttaacgtacttcgaaagtttcaaatgccagttgttgagtCACATTTTATAATTCCATTTAACAATACCTagaagagtaacttaagccttaaAACAAACTCTTAAAGGataaatatttacaaaaatgtgtttagtttggatctgggatccatgtaaactcaatgttttggaacagaattgaaggttcaaaataatCTGCAATGGTTCTCTGAACTCACTGTTacactcttttaatacagggcacttggattgagtgcaaagagaatgaaactatttCAGACCACTATCTAGATGAGTAAAACAGGCCAAGCTGGAATTTCtctgaaatgtttttaaaatgcGACAAACACCACCCACTAtctttgggaattagcttgaatcaagttttactcacttcacaaaatTATAACAGTTtttagcttatcaaaaatcattgaccattgctacatgagcaagcatatctaaagacctttTGTCTTAGGAACAAGGTGaacaaagcccttttcataagctttattgtatggctcttgtgcacgtatacatgtatgaaactgaacatgccatcttcagcATTAAGCAAAAGAACGATCCATAATCATGGatcaagttattgacccctcggttcctttttagcctgtggctggtttggcttggtcttgttatattgaaagtaacaaaggaGGGCTTTATGAGAATTGTcagggtgtgcatcaaaaccatccatgcAACGCAATGTcacgtttttgtaatcacgcagctagagtaccaaaatcggactcggaaagtccgtttgacacTAGGGGGACCAGGCCAATCTCATGGTGTTCGTCACCATGGGCGTGGGCGTTGGGTGAAGACATTGACTGCAactagtatcaataaaataAGATTGTCTCTCTACATAGTACGTTTAAGTGTGGTTTTACAGAGTAGTAATATCTTTTATgttaatcaaaatcaatagggcttgtcaagtgaacgcgtccatgaacagctgacgttattccatggagtaaaatcaaagacaacatgcccagccaagccgcattgtgcatgcattagAAATATGACAttaattccattttacatgattgtctaagcaaatagcattgtggtatagagccaatttgatagtgcgttcaccaaattaAACATACCAAACAtggtcattttgttgggttttgtaacacagctcactcaaaatcactcgattattaaaaattcaatgggcaaacgATGCGAGTAATGTTTGTCTTANNNNNNNNNNNNNNNNNNNNNNNNNNNNNNNNNNNNNNNNNNNNNNNNNNNAAATATTTCCCCAAATTGTTTGGCAAGCTGTTTGACAGCAATTTTCTTGCATAGACGCGCCAAAGGATGCTTAATAAAGCATctttataaagcatctttgaacgCACACTATACATTGTGAGCACGAACATCCCTTGTTCTGCCCATGTAGGCGTTTGGAGCGACATCTGGCCAATTGTAAGCCATAACATACAGAACGCGCCACCCTTGGTAAACATGTCTAATGGCTTTctaaaacttgaaacttgggaggaaaaaaaaattaaatggaAATCAACTGTATATTGTAACTGGAGACCCTAATTGTAACTAATTTTTCCAGCATGTCAGGTAGTTTTGTTGGTGAAAGCATCATAAATTAGGCAAATCTGTGGTGTCAATTTGGCTAGCAATAAACAATTAAATCAAATAACTAATTTGTAAATATTGCCCTAAAAACTAAACGGTTTCTTTTGATGTCATGAGCCCAACGAAAGTTAAAAGTCCACTCTGGAGCAtgatgaaaggaaaaaaatagcGAATATTTGTTGGGTGTGGTGTTGTCACTGGTGTGTCGTTACCATTACTCTATTTTTTAAATGTACTGGGATTTTAGTTCCCTTTTCGAGAAAAGAAGCGAATGAATGGACTTTTCGGGTTGATTTGGGCTTTTGAAAGCCGCATTTGGAGGCTCATGGGGCTGGGTTGGTATTCAGAGTTTGTGCGGACAACAaagaatttgatttcattcccCTGGAGTTGTTGTATTTTTCTCGATATATTGGCAGCCCTGCTGCTGGGTCTGTCTGAATTTCAGCGGGAAACCAATAACAAATAACAACCAtccagacagacagacagacataCACCAACCTCATCTCTGGCCTTGGGTTGGACTTGAGTTGCTTCAAGGTCATTTTCGGCGGTGTGATCGCTGGCCCGCCCCTTGGCCGTTGGCATGCTTATTTAGTGTACCTCGTGGATCGGACCGTGGCATGTCACTGCCCGTGGGTGGAACATTGCCCAGTGGAGTCCATTGAACTGCCGTGAAGCCCTAACTAACTATATACCATTGATATACCATTACTACTAGGCAGAGCCTCGACTCAAGATGGAATCACCCTCATTTCAAAACCGCGGAGCCATCAAGACCATCTTCTTAGAGAACTTTATGCAATACGACCAGGTAAGGGCCAGGCCAGTCTGGCGGGGAGGGCAGGGCTGAGGCAGGATGGCCACGCCCCCCCCTCCTGTGCCTGAGATGACCGCCGAGAATTACCCGTGCATTATTGTTCAGAGAAGCGTCATGCGGTCTGTGTTTGTATTTTAATTGTAGGTGCGTTTCCATCCTGGCCCGCATCTGAATGTGATCTTAGGCCCCAACGGCTCGGGCAAGAGTTCCATCGTCAACGCCATCTGTTTGGGTCTCAATGGGCGGCCTGGCACCTTGGGACGGGCCACCCATCTCAAGGAGTTCATCCGCCTGGGACGAACCCACGCCCTCATTCAGATCACGCTCCACAATCCAGATCCGGGTGAGTGAGCGGGTGAGCCAAAAGATCAAGGCCACGTGTCTTGAGTGCCATTAGATTAGGACGGGATGATTCAGAACCCAGACTTTTGCCGTCAGCATGGTAATCTTGACTTTTTCTGATTGACCCGAGGACATAGACGTTGGCTTCATGTTAGGTGTTGGTCAAATCGGGCCACCACTGCGGCTAACCATGGGATGGCTCAATCATGCATTCTTTGTTTATGATTTAGATGAACCCGATTGGGTCATTCGTCGCCGATGGGATGGCACGGGCAAATCCAAGTGGAATCTCAATGGGCAAGACGTGCCGCAAAAGGCCGTGGACGCCCTCATGCTCGAGCTGCACATCCAGACTGACAATTTGTGCCAGTTTCTCCCCCAAGACAAGGTCCATGAATTCTCGCGCATGAACGCCCGTGAAATGTTGGCCCGCACCATTGAGGCCGCGGGAGAAGATCAATTACGTCGGGATCACCATAAGTAAGCCGACCGTCACGTCAGCTCCATTGACGCCCATGGGACGCACATGAATTCTCAATGAATTCTGATGCATTCTAATGAGGCCCTTTTTTTCAGGTTGATGCGACTTCAGACCGAGGTTCAGAGTAACGCTGAGGTCCATGAAAAACGGCAAGCTTCGCTCATCGCCGAACGCCGTAAATTGGAGACCTGGGAACAATTGGCTCAGAACTTTATCGAGAAACGTCAGAAAACCGATAGATTGATATTGTTGAGAAAAAAGCGGGCCTATTTGGCGTTGGACACTGAGCGGAAGAACCTGGCTGAGGCCCGACAAAACTACCAGGCCTCGGTCCAACGTTTGACTCGAGAAGAAAATGTGATTCAGCCATTGAAAACCGAGCGATCTGAGATTCGGAGGAAGCGTAACAAGATTTCTGCCAAGATTCAGGATGCTCTCACGTCCAATAATAGACTCTTGGGTCAAGCCAAGACAGCTTCGGAAGCCATTGAGAACATGGAAAACGACCTCGAGAACTTGATCGTAGAAGAAGAGCGAATCGAGCGAGATGAGCAACGACACGTGGCCCTCAAGGAAGCCCTCAACTTAGAAATTGATGCCctcaaaaaagagaaggatGAAGCCCAAAACGAGCCCACCTTGGAGCCTCGAATGAAGGCGGCCAACGATCTGATCCGACGTCTCCATCAAGACCAATCCAATCTGCTGGATGGAATCCAACAGAACCAATCCGAAGCCAGATCCAATCGACAGAAACGGGACAAGCTGGAGCAAGATCTGCAAGAGCTTCGCGACGTGGAACGACAAAAAATCGAGGTCTTGAAGGTTCTACCCAATGGTCAAGATGCCATTCAAGCCATCCGGTGGCTGGAGGAGAACCGAAATGAGTTCCAGGGTCGCATTCATTTGCCCATTGTGACTCAAATCAATGTCCACGATCCGAATGACGCCGTTTATCTCGAGAACACCATCGCGTATCGAGACCTTGTGGCCTTTGTGGCCGAAGACGTCGATGAGATGAACATGATCCTCCGACAATTTCGGGATATCATGAAACTCAAAGTGAATGTGGTCCACGCCAATCCCGAGGATCATTTGGACAATTACCCGGTGAATCCGAAGATGGAACAATTGCGACATCTAGGCTTCAAGGGAGTGATGAAGGACATTTTTACCGCCCCGAACGCTATCAAAGCCTTTCTGTGCCAAACCGATCGTTTGCAAGACATTGCGATATTCGACAACAAGGCCCACAAACATCTTGACGAGATCGTTCATCAGCATCAGATCTCGTCGTTTTTTGTCGGCCAAGAGCGATTTAAAGTGAGCACGTCTCGATATACGAAAGAAAAGGCCACCACCAGTTTTCACATCATGCGACGAAATCTGTTGAATTACGTCACGGACAAAGGCCGGGAATCCGAGCTCGAAAGCCGAATCCAAGCAGTGACCAACCGGACTCAAGAGCTCCTTGAACAGCGGGACACGTTTGAAAAAACGCTCAAGAACGCGCAACGAGATTtagaagagaggaaaaaagagctAAAGGGACTCAAAGAGCAACAAGGATATCGCAATGCCCTGAATGGAAAACTGAACGAAAAGTACAAGAAGCTGCAACGATTGGAGGACGCCATCAATCACAAGTCCGACGAGAAACGTGTGGCCATCGGAAAGAAAAAGCACCAATTGGTGACGGAAACACTCAAGCACGCTACCCATTTGAAGAGATGCGTCATTCAGAACAACCAGAGGAAGATTCGACTGGACGTGGACAACCTTCAGGAGCGTTTCTGGAACAACTACGAAGACAAATTGAAGCAGGATATCGCCAAGGCCGAGGATGACCTCCAGGAGCTCAAGGAAGACACTGAAGCTCAGCGATGCGAGATGCAGAACGCTGAATTCGAGTTCAAACGACAACTGAGGCAAGCCAAAGAAGATATTGGCGGCGAGGGGTTGTCTCAAGACCAAGGACTCATCTCAAAGAAGCTGGAAGCCGAGTTCCAACGAGAAGACCTGCCCGATTCCCTGGAAGAAATCGAGCTCCTCGTTGAAGACCTGGAGTCGCAAATCCAATGCTTGGATGACTCCGGTCCAGAAGTGATTCAAACCTATCGCAAGATCAAACAATCCGTGGCGGATCTGGAGGCTGAGATTGCCAATTATCAACGCCTCGTCCAAGGGAAGCAAGATGACATGACCGAGACTCGAGCCCGATGGCTAGGGGAGCTCCTGGCCATGATCAATCGCATCAGTGAGCGATTTGCCGCCTATTTTGAGGCCATGGGATTCGCCGGAGCCGTCGAGTTGAGTCAAGGCACCCACGAGAACGACTACCAGAACTTCGGCATCGAGATCATGGTCAAGTATCGGTCCAATCAGCCCTTGCAAAGACTGGATCCCCACCAACAATCCGGAGGTGAGCGATCCGTGGCCACCGCCTTGTACATGTTGGCCTTGCAGGAGTTGACGGTGGTGCCGTTTCGGTGTGTGGATGAGATCAACCAGGGCATGGATGCGCTCAACGAGCGGCGGGTGTTCGATCTCATTGTCCAGACCTCGTGTCGCGAGCAATCCGCCCAGTACTTTCTACTCACGCCCAAGTTGTTGCCGGACTTGAACTACGACGACAACATGAGTGTTTTGGTCGTGCACAACGGAGATGGGATGGTCCATCATTCAGAGTGGAATATGGAGCACTTCATGGAGGAGGCGGCCATTCAAGCCgcatagagagagagagagaggagttGATTGACCTGCATAACGCCAGCGGAAGTGGAGTGTGGCTGAATAATAAAAGAATAGAACGTGCTTTGAGTTGACAAAAATCGCATGACGTGATCCTTGTGAGGACATGGTTAGTTCTTGGGAACAGAATTTTGCGCGATAATTTTCTATTCAGGGGAACATGTTTTATAACGAACGAACCTTATTGGGTTCAAGTGGTTCAACTGAATTCTCTTCTATCTAGTCAAATTTTGTGGTAAGGAAAGGGCAATCGAAGGAAACGGGAGATTTGATTGCAGATTCCAACTTGGCCTTGGTCACAATAAATTCTTAGATGCACATTGAGTACGGAGTAAATATAAGTAAGGTACGTAGGAAGTTACTTTCCAGCAACAAGCTTGAACGAATTAGAATATTAGTAGCAATTGTTCGAAACTCTTTGCCCGTGTTAACGGCAAGTGTACAATAATTCACACCTAACTTTTTAACCACATCGGGCATTATTTCGTCGAATCATTGCCGGGCTTAAAATGTGGTCGAATGACACCCTTGGTCCTCCTCGATAGTTGAAAGAAAATACACCCCTATTTGAAAGAAGGCCGTGGCTCTGCTAGCGATGAGGATGAGGTTGCCAAGCCACATCAATAGGCAGCCCTGTTCCGTTCGTAGCAGTGTTATTTTGCTTTTCGTTTTCGGTGCACTCGGGTGTACTATCCATTATGTGCATATGTACTTGATGATTACGACCATTACGATCCCCAGGATCATATGATGCACATGTGTATCTTTGTCTGAGGCCATGTCATTATGAGCATTGAGGCTCCCCCTTCAGGCTCGCAATAATAGTGATCCCCGAAAGCGCACCGCGTCTCATCCTTCATCTGGCTGGGGAATTGTCAACATGAGCCAAGAACTGGGCAAGAGCATCGAGCTGCCCCAATGGACGGGGATCGTGTTCCGCGACATCCAGGGGGCCAAGATCTTGGCCATGGACATTGGTGGCTCTCTCACCAAGATTGCCGTGTATTCGACCATCTCGCACAAGAAGATCATCTATGATCCAAGGGCTCGCCAACAGACCGCATCCCAGGATGGCAGTAAGAAGGTCCAGATCGAGATCGAGGGCGATGCCATGTACGCCGTGTCGGAAGGGGCACGCCTTCATTTCATCAAGTTCGAGACGAAGCACATTGATTACTGGCTGGCTTACATTCACGAATGTCTGTCCGTGAATAAGAGCGAGTTTCAGCAGAAGAGTATCAAGGTCACGGGCG
This window harbors:
- the LOC131889866 gene encoding structural maintenance of chromosomes protein 5-like, producing the protein MESPSFQNRGAIKTIFLENFMQYDQVRFHPGPHLNVILGPNGSGKSSIVNAICLGLNGRPGTLGRATHLKEFIRLGRTHALIQITLHNPDPDEPDWVIRRRWDGTGKSKWNLNGQDVPQKAVDALMLELHIQTDNLCQFLPQDKVHEFSRMNAREMLARTIEAAGEDQLRRDHHKLMRLQTEVQSNAEVHEKRQASLIAERRKLETWEQLAQNFIEKRQKTDRLILLRKKRAYLALDTERKNLAEARQNYQASVQRLTREENVIQPLKTERSEIRRKRNKISAKIQDALTSNNRLLGQAKTASEAIENMENDLENLIVEEERIERDEQRHVALKEALNLEIDALKKEKDEAQNEPTLEPRMKAANDLIRRLHQDQSNLLDGIQQNQSEARSNRQKRDKLEQDLQELRDVERQKIEVLKVLPNGQDAIQAIRWLEENRNEFQGRIHLPIVTQINVHDPNDAVYLENTIAYRDLVAFVAEDVDEMNMILRQFRDIMKLKVNVVHANPEDHLDNYPVNPKMEQLRHLGFKGVMKDIFTAPNAIKAFLCQTDRLQDIAIFDNKAHKHLDEIVHQHQISSFFVGQERFKVSTSRYTKEKATTSFHIMRRNLLNYVTDKGRESELESRIQAVTNRTQELLEQRDTFEKTLKNAQRDLEERKKELKGLKEQQGYRNALNGKLNEKYKKLQRLEDAINHKSDEKRVAIGKKKHQLVTETLKHATHLKRCVIQNNQRKIRLDVDNLQERFWNNYEDKLKQDIAKAEDDLQELKEDTEAQRCEMQNAEFEFKRQLRQAKEDIGGEGLSQDQGLISKKLEAEFQREDLPDSLEEIELLVEDLESQIQCLDDSGPEVIQTYRKIKQSVADLEAEIANYQRLVQGKQDDMTETRARWLGELLAMINRISERFAAYFEAMGFAGAVELSQGTHENDYQNFGIEIMVKYRSNQPLQRLDPHQQSGGERSVATALYMLALQELTVVPFRCVDEINQGMDALNERRVFDLIVQTSCREQSAQYFLLTPKLLPDLNYDDNMSVLVVHNGDGMVHHSEWNMEHFMEEAAIQAA